TGTTCCTTCTCTCCTTCCACGATCTCACTCTGATCTTCAATAATGTCCCGCTGAATCGTCTCTTCAATCATCTTTGAAATGTATTCACTAATGCTGAGTCCTTTAGCACGAGCAAGCACATGAATCTGTTCTGAGGTTTCTGTCGGGACTCGTGTAGAAAGAACAGTCGATGTCACTTCCGGTTGTTGAAACGATTTGACTTTTACTTTAGGTATCGTTGATCGAGCAGCACGGATTTCTCGGACGGTTGCTTGTTCGAGCGACTTTCTTCCCTCTTCTATCGGAAGTCCGTTTAGTACAACGTCTTCTGGATCATCGACGTACATCAATTCAAACACTTTGGATGCCGGTAAGGTTTGGAGTTGTTTTTCAAATGGTTCTAGTGTGTCAAACGCCTTAACATATCGGGAAGCGAGTGAAGTTGACATGTTGACCACTTCTAAAAACGAACGCCATTCTTGTTGATCATGCATTTCAGATTTAGCAATCGATAAGCGCTTACCAATCTCGAAAACGGAGATCGTCTGAATCTTAGCTAACTCTTTAATTTCGACAGCAAGGTTCTCTAAATCACGAGAGACGGGTAACTTCTGCACGACGGAGCTCAGATCAGTCAATCCATTCCGATAAGGATGTTGGTCTTGTGGTCTTACTTTATGAATCTGTTTATTCCGCGCTTTCATGTTTCGGACCTCCCGTCATCAAGAGTGCTAGCTCACGAAACGGTTGTGCCAGCTCCAAGCCTTCTTTCGACTTGTACTGTAAAACACTCTTTCCGCTATCTGCTGCCTTCTCAATAAAAGCAGCACGTCGTACAGAGGGGAGCACATGTAATTGTTCAGCTGTTGCTAATTGCTCCATCGCTTCTGCATATTCGCGATCCCCTTTTAAACCAAGATCGAGTGCTACTGGCATAATGCCTGTTAGCTCAAGTGAAGCGTTATAATACTTCTTCACTTGTCGAATCGTTCGAACCGTACTTCCTAACTGATCAAATACGAGCTTTTTCGGCATAAATGGAATGACCACATGGTCTGCGCACGACAAGACGACTTTTGATAGTTCGTTGATCGAAGGGACTGAATCCAGAATAATCCAATCAAACTCATCGGCAAGAGGTGCTAATAAGTCCTTTAATAGAAAAATCTTATCTTGTTCAGATATTAAATTGATTAAGCGTGCATTTCGTTCATTGGAGGGAAGAAGACTGATATTATGTTTTTCATCATCAAATAAGATCTCTTCTATTGCTAATCCTTTAGATTGGACGTCGTACAGTGTCATGTATTGAATCGTATCCGACTCTTTCAGCATCAACTTACTTAACGATCCTTGGGGATCTAAGTCGATGAGAAGAGTTCGATATCCGAGCTCTCCAAGGGCATGACCCATATTGAGCGAACAAGTTGTTTTTCCGGATCCTCCTTTTGATATGTAAAACGTCATAATATTCATCATCTCTCCCCTTTCTTTATTTATCATGGCATACGGTTGTTTTGTTTTCAATAATTTTCATTAATCAAAAGACATTAAAAAGAAAATAATACGTATACAAAAAAATAAATTGTAAACATTTCGACGTCGAAATGTTTACAATTTATTTTAGATTTTACTTATGCATTTTTGTTTACACTTTTAATTCGTATCTGAGATCTTGAAGTTATTTCTCATCATGATAATACGTGATCTACCAGATTATTATGATTCAATACATTGGAAGAGATTAAAAAAGATTAATAAAGAATTAATAAGAATTAGAAAAACGCTTCACCTCCTCGAGCGTGTAGTACCAACAAAAACAAGACATTTTGCAATTCGAGAAACAAACATCACAATTTGTAGAAATTCAAGAAGCACTGTTTTTTATGATTCCATTTAATGATTTCGTTCAGAAACTATTGAATAAGCAACGTAACAAGCTGTTTTTTTAACAACAGAATTTGTTTTTTTTCCTAAATCGTATGGCATATTTAAAATGTCCTTGAATCGATCAATAAAATGAGTAGCATGACGATGCATTCGATCAAAAAGACTTAAAATGGCGCG
The window above is part of the Exiguobacterium acetylicum genome. Proteins encoded here:
- a CDS encoding ParA family protein; the encoded protein is MINKERGEMMNIMTFYISKGGSGKTTCSLNMGHALGELGYRTLLIDLDPQGSLSKLMLKESDTIQYMTLYDVQSKGLAIEEILFDDEKHNISLLPSNERNARLINLISEQDKIFLLKDLLAPLADEFDWIILDSVPSINELSKVVLSCADHVVIPFMPKKLVFDQLGSTVRTIRQVKKYYNASLELTGIMPVALDLGLKGDREYAEAMEQLATAEQLHVLPSVRRAAFIEKAADSGKSVLQYKSKEGLELAQPFRELALLMTGGPKHESAE
- a CDS encoding DUF3102 domain-containing protein, producing the protein MKARNKQIHKVRPQDQHPYRNGLTDLSSVVQKLPVSRDLENLAVEIKELAKIQTISVFEIGKRLSIAKSEMHDQQEWRSFLEVVNMSTSLASRYVKAFDTLEPFEKQLQTLPASKVFELMYVDDPEDVVLNGLPIEEGRKSLEQATVREIRAARSTIPKVKVKSFQQPEVTSTVLSTRVPTETSEQIHVLARAKGLSISEYISKMIEETIQRDIIEDQSEIVEGEKEQ